One Salvia splendens isolate huo1 chromosome 12, SspV2, whole genome shotgun sequence genomic window carries:
- the LOC121758442 gene encoding B3 domain-containing protein Os03g0120900-like: MSFHPRPYSYSSYGQDEDPERSGGEGSSSGLAAAAQLQREHMFDKVVTPSDVGKLNRLVIPKQHAEKYFPLDSSANEKGLLLNFEDRNGKPWRFRYLYWNSSQSYVMTKGWSRFVKEKKLDAGDIVSFQRGAGDLPKDRLFIDWRRRPDAPANLPHHHHFSFHHHRWSPLFIPPPPPPPRVLHHHYHHPMGYGSVVNGSPCPPGSIVYLRGGVAASQGQREMVFESVPVVQGKAAAKRLRLFGVNMDCPISDSDDRQLLAAHPSPPPQDHDKGKGSISLELDI, from the coding sequence atgTCTTTCCATCCGCGGCCTTACAGTTACAGCAGCTACGGACAGGATGAAGATCCGGAGCGGAGCGGCGGCGAAGGCAGCAGCTCCGGCTTAGCGGCGGCGGCGCAACTGCAGCGGGAACACATGTTCGACAAGGTGGTGACGCCGAGCGACGTCGGGAAGCTGAACCGTCTGGTGATTCCGAAGCAGCACGCGGAGAAGTACTTCCCCCTCGACTCCTCCGCGAACGAGAAGGGTTTGCTCCTCAACTTCGAGGACCGCAACGGCAAGCCGTGGCGCTTCCGCTACTTGTACTGGAACAGCAGCCAGAGCTACGTCATGACGAAAGGCTGGTCCCGCTTCGTCAAGGAGAAGAAGCTCGACGCCGGCGACATTGTCTCCTTCCAGCGCGGCGCCGGCGACCTCCCCAAGGACCGCCTCTTCATCGACTGGCGCCGCCGCCCCGACGCCCCCGCCAATCTCCCACATCACCACCACTTCTCCTTCCACCACCACCGCTGGAGCCCCCTATTCATCccccctcctccgccgccgccgcgagtcctccaccaccactaccaccaccccATGGGATACGGAAGCGTGGTGAACGGAAGCCCTTGCCCCCCTGGCTCGATAGTGTACCTCAGAGGTGGCGTCGCGGCGTCGCAGGGCCAAAGAGAGATGGTTTTTGAGTCGGTGCCGGTGGTCCAAGGAAAAGCTGCAGCAAAGCGACTCAGGCTGTTCGGCGTGAACATGGACTGTCCCATTTCTGATTCAGATGACCGCCAGCTGTTGGCGGCGCACCCTTCTCCCCCGCCGCAGGAtcacgacaaagggaagggatcCATCTCTTTGGAATTGGATATTTAG